The DNA segment TCATTCCTTAACTTGAtaaattctttgttgacattagTTTTCCGCCAACTCTCCCAATAGCTTTGAGAAAAAATCCTGCCAGCTCCTAGTCCTACAGCAGAAAGTGTCTGCTTAGGTTTCAGCAAAATCCCTCAATAGAGTCTCATTGACTGTACTTGGGTCACATGCCACCCGTGAGCAAAGCACTGGTCCTAGACCATATGTGCTTTGAATTGCTCCTACCTGGATCACATGTCAATTCATTCAGCTCAGTATGTCCAGCTCATTCTCCATACAATAGTCAGAAATATCAATTTGATTATGCTATATTTTGCCTAAACTGcatccttcctctcctgcctgtcTGACAATGATTTCTCATCTCATAGTAAAAGCCAAAAGGCCAGCATCGCCTGTAAGCCCTCTGTCACCTCTTTGATCTCATCTCAATCCACACTCCCTCTCACATGCTCCACTCCAGTCACCCTGGTTTCCTTGATGTTCCCTGAACACTGTAGGCAGGTTCCATTTTAAGGCTTTTTTACGTTCTATTCCTTATGCCCAAAGGGTCtcccccccgccacccccacgATGTGGACCTGGCTCATTCTCTCACAGCCTTAAAGTCAAAGTGAGACTCTCTTTGACCACATTACTTAAAATTGAAACTCGCTCTGTGCACATTCCATCTGCtttttttgctttagttttcccagagcacttatcacaatctaagaaattgcatgttttatttatttattcagttcaCTCTGTGTCATCTCAATCCTAGCTAAAATGTAAGATTTCCAAGGGCAAGCAAGCCCTAGATCAATAGTAAATACATAGTAGATTttcaataaactttaaaaagaaattttttttgaggaagattagctctgagctaacatttgttgtcaatcctcctctttttgctgaggaagattggctctaagctaacatctgtgcccattttcctctattttatatatgggatgcctgccacaggcatggcttgataagcagtgtgtgggtccgcacctgggatccaaactggtaaaccccaggccaccgaagcagaacatgtgaacttaactgctgtgccaccaggccagacccttcAGTAAACTATTTATTCAATGAATCAATAAATCAATGCATGAATGATTGTAAATTTGAATGCAGAACTTTGGGTAAGATTCAGCTAAAAGGGAAAAGGGGTCAGGTACCATGAATACAACATACTTTATTACATAATTCTCCTGTTTATATTAAGAACTGTTTATAAACCCTATTTTAATTGATACAACTTGAACCTTTTTTATTCATCCCCAAAAATACTACATGTAAGCTGTTTATCATTTTGCTCATCACTTAATCTGGATTTCCAACTTCTCATGCTTAAAACATAGAAGTGATAATGCCTTTCTTACAGGATTACTGAAACTATTAAATGAACTTATGTATGTGAAACAATTAATACAATAAAAGCACTAAACAAAAGACGATTACAGATGTGTATAACTATTgtctgtatttacttatttaaaatacattagtTACAATTTGGCCAATCAAAGAAATTCAAGTACAAAAGTAATactatttgtatttgttttgttttccttgccttagGGCATCATGGACAttgaagcatattttaaaagaatcggTTATGAGAACTCTAAGATCAAATTGGATTTGGAAACATTAACTGACATTCTTCAGCACCATATCCGAGCCATTCCCTTTGAGAATCTTAACATCCATTGTGGGGAACCCATGGAATTGGGTTTGGAGGAGGTTTTTAATCAAGTTGTGAGGAGGAACCGGGGTGGATGGTGTCTCCAAGTCAATCATCTTCTGTACTGGGCTCTGACCACAATAGGTTTTGAGACCACCATATTAGGAGGGTATGTCTACAACCCTACAGCCAACAAATACAGCAATCGTATGATTCACCTTCTGCTGAAGGTGACCATTGATGGCAGGAACTACATAGCTGATGCTGGGTTTGGACGCTCTTACCAGATGTGGCAGCCTATGGAGTTAACTTCTGGGCAGGATCAGCCTCAGGTGCCTTGCATCTTTCGCTTGACAGAAGAGAGAGGAATCTGGTACCTGGACCAAATGAGAAGAGAACAGTACATTCCAAACCAAGAATTTCTTAATTCTGATCTCctggaaaagaataaatacagaaaaatctaCAACTTTACCCTTGAACCTCGCACAATAGAAGATTTTGAGTCTGTGAATACATACCTTCAGATATCTCCAGCATCTGTGTTCACAAGCAAGTCATTTTGTTCCTTGCAGACCCCAGAAGGGGTTCACTGTTTGGTGGGCTTCACTCTCACCTATAGGAAATTCAATTATAAAGACAACATGGATTTGGTGGAGTTTAAGACACTGAATGAGGAAGAAGTAGAAGAAgagctgaaaaatatatttaatatttccttGGAGAGAAAGCTTATGCCCAAACATGGTGATCAATGTTTTACTATTTAGAGTAAGGCGTAAAAATGTCCTTCATTATTTCCTCATACTGACactttttgttattaaaaattttaagcacaTACAAAActacagagaataaaaaaaaaaaaccctgtgtATTTATCACCCAGTTTACAGTTATCAACTGGTAGCCTAGCTATCATATTTCCTCAGTGCTCCCACATTATATTGAAGAAAATTCTAGACATAAAATCATTTCACCCTTAATAATGTGGGTATACACAATTagataacattttaaagaaacaaccTCACTCCTTTTCAAAATTAATGATAGTAAAGATGTTTTAAGGATGGCCTATGGTTGTTTTGGGGGAAAATAGTGATTTGTGCTAGAAGACCTTCCACATTGGTTGAATGTTGAATTCGTAGAAAAGTTAACCATGGTTCAGTAAATAGAATATTGAGGAAGTTGTTTCCATTATTTTCAACTAGCATATATCCAATGTCCAAGTTTTACAAAAATACCACATGTGTAACTTAGAATTTAGCGAAGAAGAATGAGACATGATATTTCTTCCAAATAACCTAATAGTTCTCAAGGCAAAGCTTAAGCCAGTACATAGTAACATGTGATTAAGTCACAAGAGGGTAACACAGCTAATAATTTCCTACATGGTACTTTTTGCAACCACAGTCCTTCATGtaccattttattaaatatgGGAACACTGAAATTTAGAATTTTCAAATTCCAGAATAGTCATTTATCTCTAAAAGTAATAATTactgtgaattttaaaatacttgtctGTAAAAACTTGATGTCTAAAAAGTCTGTTAAAACATTGCTGGCTACTACAATGTCAGTCACAAAGTTTTTGTTTGTCAGAGTTAGGATATGATGAGGCTAGGCTATTTTTCTGCGATGGTCTTTCTTGTCTCCCAGttatgttcttttatttccttccacaTTTTGTCATAATAGAAAGAGTATGAACTTCAAAGTATATAGATCTGAATTTAAATCCCGTGGACACTGGGCAAATTACTTGGTGAATCTATGGCTCCaattcttcatatgtaaaatggggatgatactTCTATAATTAAGTGCCAGACCTAGActaaactctcaataaatatttgctatatggatgaatgaataatgtCAGTAAATGTTTTTGATACTGAGTCAGCATCTGATAAGAGCTCTCTCATCTTGCTTTATTTCCCTCCCAAAGTGTAGTTTCGTCCATCTTGCTTTATTTCCCCCTGGCTTGAAACCCTGGTCCTGAAACTGCTCAATCTGTCTGCTTCTTCCTTGCTTAAATATTAATAGCACATCTAATGGCCCAAATTTGAGTATGGCTTTGTGCTGAAGAATCAGAATCTTTGTTTATCTATAACTCAGATTTCTGTTTATGAATTCCAGAATCAGGGCTATTATTTAAACTGCAGACTTATTCTTacactattttctctctttgactTGTGATTATCATAATAAGGTTAAGAAAAGAGCAGGGACTGGAATGGAGAAATGTtagttaaaagaataaattactttGGATCATGAGTACTTCACGTACCGATGTAACAGTTGGGAGATACTGCTCAGGGTGGAGATCCTAGGGAGATGTGGATGTGAGACCTGACCTGAGTGAGAAGGAAGGATGAAAGATATATTTCAGTATTTGACAGCTTGCCATCTTCCTTACCTTAAATGATAGGCCTTGTTAAGCTCTGCTGCTACTTGCAGCAATGTCaggtcacttcttttttttttttttaaagattttatttttttcctttttctccccaaagccccccggtacatagttgtatattcttcgttgtgggtccttctagttgtggcctgtgggatgctgcctcagtgtggtttgatgagcagtgccatgtctgcgcccaggattccaa comes from the Equus asinus isolate D_3611 breed Donkey chromosome 27, EquAss-T2T_v2, whole genome shotgun sequence genome and includes:
- the LOC106833608 gene encoding arylamine N-acetyltransferase 1 → MDIEAYFKRIGYENSKIKLDLETLTDILQHHIRAIPFENLNIHCGEPMELGLEEVFNQVVRRNRGGWCLQVNHLLYWALTTIGFETTILGGYVYNPTANKYSNRMIHLLLKVTIDGRNYIADAGFGRSYQMWQPMELTSGQDQPQVPCIFRLTEERGIWYLDQMRREQYIPNQEFLNSDLLEKNKYRKIYNFTLEPRTIEDFESVNTYLQISPASVFTSKSFCSLQTPEGVHCLVGFTLTYRKFNYKDNMDLVEFKTLNEEEVEEELKNIFNISLERKLMPKHGDQCFTI